A section of the Candidatus Omnitrophota bacterium genome encodes:
- a CDS encoding ferredoxin: MTVKIDPEVCIGCGLCVNTCPEVYKMEDDKAVVIGSVVPKAAEETCKKALDECPVTAIAIA, from the coding sequence ATGACAGTAAAAATAGATCCGGAAGTATGTATCGGTTGCGGGCTGTGCGTTAACACATGCCCCGAGGTTTACAAGATGGAAGACGACAAGGCTGTAGTGATAGGTTCCGTAGTCCCTAAAGCGGCTGAAGAGACGTGCAAAAAGGCCCTGGACGAATGTCCTGTTACGGCTATAGCCATAGCATAA
- a CDS encoding rubredoxin, with translation MDKYKCTVCGYIYDPAKGDPDNGVQPGTSFDKVPDSWVCPECGAPKSEFVKL, from the coding sequence ATGGACAAATACAAATGCACGGTATGCGGTTATATTTACGATCCGGCGAAAGGAGATCCCGATAACGGGGTCCAGCCGGGAACGAGTTTCGACAAGGTGCCTGACAGTTGGGTCTGTCCCGAATGCGGCGCGCCTAAGAGCGAGTTCGTAAAGCTGTAA
- a CDS encoding MBL fold metallo-hydrolase produces MLKEIHWLGNSGFRWDGPKTIYFDPYKPAVKDKIADIILVSHEHFDHFSRNDIMAISSPRTCLFGSFEVVKNLKSAASSLKEVKAMSAGDTVTVLDIAIRAVTGYNIGKPFHPKDSGKLGYIVTMGGVSVYHAGDTDLIPEMNGYRCDVALLPVGGTYVMNAEEAAEAALIIKPKFAVPMHYGSPKQAQKFRDLLKGKIEVVILKKES; encoded by the coding sequence ATGCTTAAAGAGATACATTGGCTTGGGAACTCCGGGTTCAGGTGGGACGGGCCGAAAACAATATATTTTGATCCGTATAAGCCTGCCGTAAAGGACAAGATAGCCGATATCATACTGGTATCGCATGAGCATTTTGACCATTTTTCCAGGAATGATATAATGGCGATATCTTCGCCTCGTACATGCCTCTTCGGCTCTTTCGAGGTAGTGAAGAACCTGAAGTCAGCGGCGTCAAGCTTGAAAGAGGTTAAGGCAATGTCAGCCGGAGATACGGTTACGGTTTTGGATATTGCCATAAGGGCCGTGACAGGTTACAATATCGGCAAGCCTTTTCATCCGAAAGACAGCGGTAAGTTAGGGTATATTGTGACGATGGGCGGCGTATCTGTCTATCATGCCGGCGACACGGATCTCATACCGGAGATGAATGGTTACAGGTGCGACGTCGCGCTTCTTCCGGTGGGCGGGACGTATGTCATGAACGCGGAGGAAGCGGCTGAGGCAGCGCTTATCATAAAACCGAAATTCGCCGTACCGATGCATTACGGTTCGCCGAAGCAGGCCCAGAAGTTCCGGGATCTATTAAAAGGTAAGATAGAGGTAGTGATCCTAAAAAAGGAGAGTTGA
- a CDS encoding type 1 glutamine amidotransferase domain-containing protein, with amino-acid sequence MKAAVLVEDQYQVLEVWYPYLRLREAGMETVLVGTGTKKEYKSKEGYPAAEELSIKRAKVDDFAAVVVPGGYAPDILRRYDDVNRFVRDMYNKGKVVASICHGGWVLASAGILKGRKATSFSAIKDDVINAGAQFIDKEVVVDGNLITSRNPYDLPAFCREILKQTIGKG; translated from the coding sequence ATGAAGGCAGCCGTGCTTGTTGAAGACCAGTATCAGGTCCTTGAAGTCTGGTATCCTTACCTGCGTCTGCGGGAAGCGGGCATGGAAACCGTTTTAGTAGGAACCGGCACGAAGAAAGAATATAAGAGCAAAGAAGGATATCCTGCGGCAGAGGAGCTTTCAATAAAGAGAGCGAAAGTCGATGATTTCGCGGCGGTGGTCGTGCCGGGTGGATACGCCCCCGACATATTGAGGCGCTATGACGATGTAAACAGATTTGTGAGGGATATGTATAATAAGGGCAAGGTAGTCGCCTCGATCTGCCACGGCGGATGGGTGCTCGCGTCCGCCGGGATATTGAAAGGCAGGAAGGCAACAAGCTTTTCCGCGATAAAGGACGACGTAATTAACGCGGGCGCGCAATTTATAGATAAAGAAGTGGTCGTTGACGGTAACCTCATCACATCGCGCAATCCTTACGACCTGCCTGCATTCTGCAGGGAGATATTGAAACAGACTATAGGAAAGGGGTGA
- a CDS encoding NAD(P)H-dependent oxidoreductase produces MNKLLHIIASPRGRDSRTLQVSRVFLEAFKKEHPDCAIAEVNVFEEDMQPLVVKMVYGKYMLLSGKEVDKNMKDAWKNIERYINDFLSADDYLVSTPMWNFGIPYPLKQYIDIILQPRYLFRYTDKGVEGLAKDKKMVVVTSRGGDYSQASPMKGYDLQEPYLRTAFGFIGITDITFVNAQPMDMGVDLQKKAIQEAQASAKEAALLF; encoded by the coding sequence ATGAATAAGCTCTTGCACATTATAGCCTCTCCCCGCGGTAGAGACTCGCGGACGCTTCAGGTCAGCCGCGTTTTCTTGGAGGCGTTTAAGAAGGAGCATCCCGATTGCGCGATAGCTGAGGTAAATGTTTTTGAAGAAGATATGCAGCCTCTCGTGGTCAAGATGGTGTACGGGAAATACATGCTCCTTAGCGGCAAAGAAGTAGATAAGAACATGAAAGACGCATGGAAAAACATAGAGCGTTATATAAACGATTTTCTTTCAGCGGACGATTATCTTGTAAGCACCCCGATGTGGAACTTCGGCATTCCTTATCCGTTGAAACAATATATCGACATCATATTACAGCCGAGGTATCTTTTCCGCTACACAGATAAAGGCGTGGAAGGGCTGGCCAAGGATAAGAAGATGGTAGTCGTGACGAGCCGCGGCGGAGATTATAGCCAGGCGAGCCCGATGAAGGGATATGATTTGCAGGAGCCTTATCTGCGTACCGCGTTTGGATTTATAGGCATAACCGATATAACTTTCGTCAATGCCCAGCCGATGGATATGGGCGTTGACCTACAGAAGAAAGCGATACAGGAAGCCCAGGCCTCGGCAAAAGAGGCAGCGCTCTTATTCTAA
- the hcp gene encoding hydroxylamine reductase: MFCYQCEQTFGGTGCSKVGMCGKNEDIQSLQDILLFGLKGIAAYAYHARELGAKDESVDAFMHEALFKTVTNVSFDLSQHIDMVLKCGEMNLKVMELLDKAHTQRFGLPSPAEVKTGTRKGPGILVTGHDLLDLYELLKQTEGTGVNIYTHSEMLPAHGYPELRKFKHLAGNYGGAWQEQKKEFSSFSGAILATTNCVLIPPQNSYLDRLFTVGITGIPGAIHIKGRDFSAVIAKARSLPPLHEAAGKSIWTGFHHTAVLGLADKIVAAVKSGKIRRFFLIGGCDGAKPGRNYYTEFAESVPKDCVILTLACGKYRFNKMDFGSIDGIPRLIDIGQCNNAYSAVQIAVALAKAFNCKVNDLPLSFVLSWFEQKAVAILLTLLYLDIKGIRVGPTPPAFITPNVFKVLQEKFDLKLIKTPDEDLADIFGEKTAVKK, translated from the coding sequence ATGTTCTGTTATCAATGTGAACAGACCTTCGGCGGAACCGGCTGCTCAAAGGTGGGTATGTGCGGTAAGAATGAAGATATCCAGAGCCTCCAGGATATCCTGCTTTTCGGTTTAAAAGGCATAGCGGCGTACGCTTATCACGCCAGGGAACTCGGCGCCAAAGACGAATCGGTCGACGCCTTTATGCATGAAGCTTTATTCAAGACCGTAACGAACGTAAGCTTCGATCTTTCTCAGCACATCGATATGGTGTTAAAATGCGGGGAGATGAATTTAAAGGTCATGGAACTTCTCGATAAGGCGCATACCCAGAGGTTCGGTCTGCCTTCTCCCGCCGAAGTGAAGACCGGGACAAGGAAAGGGCCCGGAATACTCGTCACAGGACACGACCTTTTGGACCTTTATGAACTCTTAAAACAGACAGAAGGGACAGGCGTCAACATCTACACGCATAGCGAGATGCTTCCTGCTCACGGTTATCCTGAGCTGAGAAAATTCAAACATCTGGCAGGCAATTACGGAGGGGCCTGGCAGGAGCAGAAGAAAGAGTTCTCGTCTTTCAGCGGGGCGATACTTGCTACGACGAATTGCGTCCTCATCCCTCCGCAAAATTCGTATCTGGACCGGCTCTTTACCGTCGGCATTACGGGAATACCCGGAGCGATACATATAAAAGGAAGGGATTTTTCCGCAGTCATAGCTAAAGCCAGGTCATTGCCGCCTTTACACGAGGCAGCCGGCAAGTCTATATGGACCGGTTTTCACCATACCGCCGTATTAGGGCTGGCGGATAAGATAGTCGCCGCTGTTAAATCCGGTAAGATCAGGCGCTTCTTCCTGATCGGCGGATGCGACGGAGCGAAGCCCGGGAGAAATTACTATACGGAATTTGCCGAGAGTGTCCCTAAAGACTGCGTTATACTTACGCTTGCCTGCGGGAAATACCGGTTCAATAAGATGGACTTCGGTTCAATAGACGGCATACCAAGGCTTATCGACATCGGGCAGTGCAATAACGCGTATTCCGCTGTCCAGATAGCGGTAGCGCTTGCGAAGGCTTTTAACTGTAAGGTCAATGACCTGCCGCTCTCTTTTGTGCTGTCATGGTTCGAGCAGAAAGCGGTGGCGATCCTGCTTACGCTGCTCTACCTTGATATAAAAGGTATAAGAGTGGGCCCGACCCCGCCGGCTTTCATTACGCCGAATGTCTTTAAAGTGCTGCAGGAAAAATTCGACTTGAAGCTGATAAAGACGCCGGATGAGGATCTGGCGGATATATTTGGAGAGAAAACCGCGGTTAAAAAATAG